One genomic segment of Primulina tabacum isolate GXHZ01 chromosome 9, ASM2559414v2, whole genome shotgun sequence includes these proteins:
- the LOC142504307 gene encoding seipin-3-like — MANPKSPGLSGYFDFEYDNGYKNRIVEGEYALMYEEEESSAIHFYQETESNYINGVSKMAPLNIIDILSMLLIKFTGFQIKLFLWFFTLLFGILNFWLMLLVLPIRMLTRISEHFEKMLRRTCMAFYLGLISFICCRIKAQKSVLKLAIRFGKAFFCTINVFLVLLVLLVSGFVVASFVLRNFVEESVHTTEILNFDYTKTSPVAVVPLGNQMPIFGQLSNRKLKLTISLTLPESDYNRQLGIFQVRVEGLSANGKTLVASSYPAMLRFKSQPVRIVETLFKTAPIITGFQSEVQNLKIVIEDFVQGYQPTSFLKVILQQRAEFQAGSGVPEIYDASLDIESELPWLKGMMWNWRRTMFIWISFTSFMCEVMAVLVFCKPASLTGS, encoded by the exons ATGGCTAATCCAAAATCACCTGGCCTGTCTGGTTATTTCGATTTCGAGTACGACAATGGGTACAAGAATCGAATAGTCGAAGGCGAATATGCTTTGATGTATGAGGAGGAGGAAAGCTCGGCCATTCATTTTTACCAAGAAACTGAATCCAACTATATAAATGGTGTATCCAAAATGGCCCCATTGAACATTATTGATATCTTGTCTATGCTATTGATTAAGTTTACTGGTTTTCAAATAAAGCTTTTCCTGTGGTTCTTCACTCTTCTATTTGGTATACTGAATTTCTGGCTAATGCTTTTGGTATTACCGATTCGAATGCTAACTCGAATTTCAGAGCATTTCGAGAAAATGCTGCGAAGAACATGCATGGCCTTTTACCTGGGACTGATCTCCTTTATCTGTTGTCGGATTAAGGCACAGAAGTCGGTTCTGAAACTGGCAATAAGATTTGGGAAGGCCTTTTTCTGCACAATCAATGTGTTTTTGGTGCTTCTTGTATTGTTGGTGTCAGGGTTCGTGGTAGCTAGTTTTGTGTTGAGAAATTTCGTTGAAGAATCCGTGCATACAACTGAAATCTTGAATTTCGATTACACGAAAACTAGTCCGGTAGCTGTCGTGCCTTTAGGAAATCAGATGCCTATTTTCGGCCAACTTAGTAACCGTAAGTTGAAGCTGACCATCTCGTTGACACTGCCCGAATCTGACTACAACAGACAACTAGGTATCTTTCAG GTGAGAGTAGAGGGCCTGTCAGCAAATGGTAAGACCTTGGTCGCATCAAGTTATCCGGCCATGCTACGTTTCAAGAGCCAGCCAGTTCGCATCGTCGAAACACTTTTCAAAACTGCTCCTATTATCACTGGCTTTCAATCCGAGGTCCAAAACCTGAAAATCGTGATCGAGGATTTCGTCCAAGGATACCAACCAACATCCTTTCTCAAAGTGATCCTTCAACAAAGAGCTGAATTCCAAGCAGGCTCTGGTGTACCTGAGATTTATGATGCATCACTGGATATCGAATCCGAGCTCCCATGGCTTAAAGGGATGATGTGGAATTGGAGAAGAACCATGTTCATATGGATCAGCTTCACCTCGTTTATGTGTGAAGTTATGGCTGTTTTAGTCTTCTGCAAACCAGCAAGTCTTACAGGGAGCTAG